In Marivirga salinae, a single window of DNA contains:
- a CDS encoding YebC/PmpR family DNA-binding transcriptional regulator, giving the protein MGRAFEYRRAAKEKRWDKMSRLFPRLGKTITMAAKEGGPDPEMNASLRTAIQNAKAQNMPKDNIEAAIKRATSSEAENYVEVTFEGKGPHGVLIFIECATDNNNRTVANIKSYFNKDKVGANLVPNGSLEFMFSRTAVFEFEKTEDMDIEELELELIDAGMEEIEENEGMLYVYGDYKEFGNLSKKLEELNIDVKNASLKRFANDSVEFSEEQLADIEKLIDKIEEDDDVQAVYTNIA; this is encoded by the coding sequence ATGGGAAGAGCATTTGAATACCGAAGAGCGGCAAAAGAAAAAAGATGGGATAAGATGTCCCGTTTGTTTCCAAGATTAGGGAAAACCATCACCATGGCGGCTAAAGAAGGTGGACCTGACCCTGAAATGAATGCTTCCTTAAGGACTGCCATTCAAAACGCCAAGGCTCAGAATATGCCGAAAGATAACATTGAGGCAGCTATAAAAAGAGCTACAAGTTCGGAAGCCGAAAATTATGTTGAAGTTACTTTTGAAGGTAAAGGACCTCATGGTGTGTTGATTTTCATAGAATGTGCTACAGATAATAATAATCGTACTGTTGCCAATATTAAATCTTATTTTAATAAAGATAAAGTTGGTGCCAATTTAGTTCCAAATGGCTCATTGGAATTTATGTTTTCCAGAACTGCTGTATTTGAATTTGAAAAAACAGAGGATATGGACATTGAAGAACTAGAATTGGAACTGATTGATGCCGGAATGGAAGAAATTGAGGAAAATGAAGGAATGCTTTATGTTTATGGAGATTATAAAGAATTTGGCAACCTATCTAAAAAATTAGAAGAACTTAACATTGATGTGAAAAATGCTTCTTTGAAGCGATTTGCAAATGACTCAGTAGAATTTTCTGAAGAACAATTAGCCGATATTGAAAAGCTGATTGATAAGATTGAAGAAGATGATGATGTTCAAGCTGTTTATACTAATATAGCCTAA
- the hemN gene encoding oxygen-independent coproporphyrinogen III oxidase — protein MADLSIKYNKAIPRYTSYPTVPHWKLQNPDQAEWLKEVRNVYFSQKDKSISLYIHLPFCESLCTYCGCNKRITKNHSVEEQYIESVLSEWNIYVGALGEKPIIRNIHLGGGTPTFFSSENLNKLLFSILETSEIHPQKAFSFEGHPNNTTYEQLKILADLGFDRVSYGVQDFNIKVQKAIHRIQPIENVRKTTEWARELGYHSVNYDLIYGLPFQTLENIEENIEKVREFKPERIALYSYAHVPWKSKAQRGYGDNDLPKPEEKLAMYLRAKQMLNEMGYENIGMDHYALPQDELTIAKEKGYLNRNFMGYTTDQNQMMIGLGCSAISATGTAFVQNEKVVEKYQTAVLNNELPLIIGHYLTEEEQISAKLINQIICNGSVDFKRSTLAMQLWGDAQDELAEMQKDGLLEMGDYALKVTEEGMLFVRNICSLFDPKLKQKSDKPQFSQSI, from the coding sequence ATGGCAGATTTAAGTATCAAATACAATAAAGCTATTCCAAGATATACTAGTTATCCAACTGTTCCACATTGGAAATTGCAAAATCCTGATCAAGCTGAATGGTTAAAGGAAGTGCGGAATGTATATTTTTCACAAAAGGATAAAAGCATCAGTCTTTATATTCATTTACCATTTTGCGAAAGCTTATGTACATACTGCGGATGCAATAAAAGAATCACAAAAAATCATAGTGTAGAGGAGCAATATATTGAGTCAGTGTTGTCAGAATGGAATATTTATGTGGGTGCTTTGGGGGAAAAGCCTATCATTCGAAATATCCACCTCGGTGGAGGAACCCCTACTTTTTTCTCCTCTGAAAATCTTAATAAACTTTTATTTTCTATTTTAGAAACTTCAGAAATACATCCTCAAAAAGCTTTTAGTTTTGAGGGGCATCCTAACAATACGACTTATGAGCAATTAAAAATTTTAGCTGACCTTGGTTTTGACAGAGTTTCTTATGGTGTGCAAGATTTTAATATCAAAGTACAAAAAGCCATTCATAGAATTCAACCTATTGAAAATGTTCGGAAAACCACAGAGTGGGCAAGAGAATTGGGCTATCATTCTGTAAACTATGATTTGATTTACGGATTGCCTTTTCAGACTTTAGAAAATATTGAAGAGAATATTGAAAAGGTGAGAGAGTTTAAACCTGAAAGAATTGCGCTCTATAGCTATGCGCATGTGCCATGGAAAAGTAAAGCACAAAGAGGTTATGGAGATAATGATTTGCCAAAGCCGGAAGAAAAATTAGCCATGTATCTTCGAGCAAAGCAGATGTTAAATGAAATGGGTTATGAAAATATTGGGATGGATCATTACGCATTGCCACAAGATGAGTTGACCATTGCCAAAGAAAAAGGCTATTTGAACCGAAATTTTATGGGGTATACCACCGATCAAAACCAAATGATGATTGGTTTGGGTTGTTCTGCTATTAGTGCTACAGGAACTGCATTTGTTCAAAACGAAAAAGTGGTAGAAAAGTACCAAACGGCAGTTCTGAATAATGAATTACCCTTAATAATTGGACATTATTTAACAGAAGAGGAGCAGATTTCTGCTAAATTGATAAATCAGATTATCTGCAATGGCTCAGTTGATTTTAAAAGAAGTACTTTAGCAATGCAATTATGGGGAGATGCTCAAGATGAGCTTGCCGAAATGCAAAAAGATGGTTTATTGGAAATGGGAGATTACGCATTAAAAGTAACAGAAGAAGGAATGCTATTTGTTAGAAATATTTGTAGTCTTTTCGATCCAAAACTAAAGCAGAAATCCGATAAGCCACAGTTTAGCCAGAGTATTTGA
- a CDS encoding DUF983 domain-containing protein, giving the protein MEKGNKLYSIFKFKCPRCHEGELFKSKAYDLKNFQKMPKHCSHCGLRYMSEPSFFDGAMYISYAMQVALIITVFVALNVLGFAELWLIITLSVSLSLLLIPITFRLSRSAYINLFVKYDPEKRSEYN; this is encoded by the coding sequence ATGGAAAAGGGAAATAAATTATATAGCATATTTAAATTTAAATGTCCAAGATGTCATGAAGGTGAGTTGTTTAAATCTAAAGCCTATGATTTAAAAAACTTCCAGAAGATGCCAAAGCATTGTTCTCATTGTGGCTTACGCTATATGTCAGAACCTTCATTTTTTGATGGTGCCATGTATATTAGTTACGCCATGCAAGTGGCATTGATTATTACGGTCTTTGTAGCCTTAAATGTCTTAGGCTTTGCTGAACTTTGGCTAATCATTACTTTATCAGTTTCCTTATCCTTACTTCTGATTCCGATTACTTTCCGATTATCAAGATCAGCTTACATAAATCTCTTCGTAAAATATGACCCGGAAAAACGCTCTGAATACAATTAA
- a CDS encoding fasciclin domain-containing protein — MKRRDVILFVGIIVASIIGTKTFAEPLRKHSSEEIGAEEVERIIKTIKNNPEFSIFYNAIEEAELSKEIAKLDKMTLMIPSNKAFRLLPEDVWENFMDEDNKEDLVKLLNYHVIPEKVNFDDLNRADNLETLQNQSVKIFKGEDLKIENAVVQEKHEETSDVIIYKIDRLIMPL; from the coding sequence ATGAAAAGAAGAGACGTAATATTATTTGTAGGGATTATAGTAGCATCAATTATAGGAACGAAAACATTTGCAGAACCTTTGAGAAAGCATTCTTCTGAAGAGATTGGAGCTGAGGAGGTAGAGAGGATTATCAAGACTATTAAAAATAATCCTGAGTTTTCTATATTCTACAATGCAATTGAGGAGGCTGAATTATCAAAGGAAATAGCAAAGTTAGATAAAATGACTTTGATGATTCCAAGTAATAAAGCTTTTAGATTATTGCCTGAAGATGTTTGGGAAAATTTTATGGACGAAGATAATAAAGAAGATCTCGTAAAATTATTGAATTATCATGTGATTCCAGAGAAAGTAAACTTCGATGACTTAAATAGAGCCGATAATTTAGAGACACTGCAAAATCAGTCAGTTAAAATTTTCAAAGGGGAAGATTTGAAAATTGAAAATGCTGTCGTTCAAGAGAAACATGAAGAAACGAGCGATGTTATTATTTACAAAATTGATAGATTGATAATGCCATTGTAA
- a CDS encoding group III truncated hemoglobin, producing the protein MPKKDITQKEDIQLLVDSFYEKVLKDETIGYIFTEVAKLDVPAHMPIMYDFWSSVLLGTTAYKRNPMDKHFALNEKEPLQKQHFDRWLELWFETVDELFEGATAKEAKNRASTIGRLMLFKMEEARS; encoded by the coding sequence ATGCCTAAAAAAGACATCACCCAAAAAGAAGACATTCAATTATTAGTCGATAGCTTTTATGAAAAAGTACTGAAAGACGAAACTATCGGCTACATTTTCACTGAGGTCGCCAAACTGGACGTTCCAGCACATATGCCTATTATGTACGATTTTTGGTCATCCGTTTTATTGGGAACTACTGCCTATAAGCGCAATCCCATGGACAAGCATTTTGCTTTAAATGAAAAAGAGCCATTACAAAAACAGCATTTCGATAGATGGCTGGAATTATGGTTTGAGACTGTAGATGAGCTTTTTGAAGGAGCAACCGCCAAAGAAGCCAAAAACAGAGCAAGCACAATTGGGAGATTAATGCTTTTCAAAATGGAAGAGGCAAGAAGCTAA
- the leuD gene encoding 3-isopropylmalate dehydratase small subunit — translation MEKFNTLNSQAVLLPFEDVDTDQIIPARFLKSVSREGFGENLFRDWRYFEDGSPNPEFVLNQEGNKGEILVAGRNFGCGSSREHAAWALVDYGFKAVVSSFFADIFKNNALNNGLLPVQVTDDFLAQVFQILKNRPDAKLQIDLNEQEISLVGSALTESFEINSYKKYCLQNGFDDIDFLLNKKNEIEAYEQSLAE, via the coding sequence ATGGAAAAGTTTAACACATTAAATAGTCAGGCTGTACTGCTTCCTTTCGAGGATGTAGATACAGATCAGATTATACCCGCTCGTTTCCTGAAATCCGTCAGCCGGGAGGGGTTCGGTGAGAACCTCTTCCGTGACTGGCGGTATTTTGAAGATGGATCACCCAATCCTGAATTTGTATTGAATCAGGAAGGGAATAAAGGCGAGATCCTGGTGGCAGGAAGAAATTTTGGTTGCGGATCTAGTCGCGAGCATGCTGCCTGGGCATTGGTTGATTATGGCTTTAAGGCAGTAGTTTCTAGCTTTTTTGCAGATATATTTAAAAATAATGCTTTGAATAATGGTCTCTTGCCAGTTCAGGTAACGGATGATTTCTTGGCGCAGGTTTTTCAAATTTTAAAAAATAGACCGGATGCCAAATTGCAGATTGATTTAAATGAGCAAGAAATCAGCTTAGTTGGTTCAGCGTTAACCGAAAGCTTTGAAATTAACTCTTATAAAAAATACTGTCTGCAAAATGGTTTTGATGATATAGATTTTCTGTTGAACAAAAAGAATGAAATTGAAGCTTACGAGCAGTCTCTAGCGGAATGA
- the leuC gene encoding 3-isopropylmalate dehydratase large subunit produces MSAKTLFDKIWDKHVVHSVEDGPQVLYIDRHFIHEVTSPQAFSGLKARGIPVFRPEQTIATADHNVPTENQHLPIKDALSRHQVETLIKNCDEFGVELYGLGHPYQGIVHVIGPELGITQPGMTIVCGDSHTSTHGAFGNIAFGIGTSEVEQVMATQCVLQKKPKTLKIQVDGELNPGVVSKDIVLHIISKLTAAGGTGHFIEFCGSTIESLSMEARMTICNMSIEMGARGGLIAPDETTFEYLKSKPFVPKGEKWKRKVEEWKALKTDDDAQFDLEYYFNAEEIEPMITYGTNPGMGIGITQDIPLPNGKTTSGLEKSLKYMDLEGGKQLLGHHVDYVFIGSCTNSRIEDLRLVAELVKGKKKADHVQAMIVPGSRQVEKQARAEGLDKILEEAGFELRQPGCSACLGMNEDKVPKGKYCVSTSNRNFEGRQGQGARTLLASPLTAAASALSGKISDVRELMKLEA; encoded by the coding sequence ATGTCAGCAAAAACATTATTTGATAAAATTTGGGATAAACATGTAGTTCATTCAGTGGAGGATGGTCCGCAAGTCTTATATATCGATAGGCATTTCATCCATGAAGTGACCAGTCCGCAGGCATTTTCGGGTTTAAAGGCAAGGGGGATTCCAGTTTTCAGACCAGAGCAAACCATTGCCACTGCCGACCACAATGTACCTACTGAAAATCAGCATTTACCTATCAAGGATGCATTATCCCGCCATCAGGTAGAAACATTAATTAAAAATTGCGATGAATTTGGGGTGGAATTATACGGTTTAGGTCACCCTTATCAAGGGATAGTGCATGTGATAGGCCCTGAATTAGGCATTACTCAGCCGGGCATGACCATTGTTTGTGGAGATAGCCACACTTCAACTCATGGTGCTTTCGGAAATATAGCTTTTGGAATTGGAACCAGTGAAGTGGAGCAAGTAATGGCTACCCAATGTGTACTACAGAAAAAACCGAAAACATTAAAAATTCAGGTTGACGGAGAATTAAATCCAGGAGTTGTTTCAAAGGATATTGTTTTGCATATCATCTCAAAGCTAACCGCAGCAGGCGGGACAGGCCATTTTATTGAATTCTGTGGCTCCACTATTGAAAGTTTATCAATGGAAGCTCGTATGACGATTTGCAATATGAGTATTGAAATGGGAGCCAGAGGTGGATTAATTGCTCCCGATGAAACCACTTTTGAATATCTTAAATCAAAGCCTTTTGTTCCTAAAGGTGAAAAATGGAAAAGAAAGGTGGAGGAATGGAAAGCTTTGAAAACTGATGATGATGCTCAATTTGATTTGGAATATTATTTCAATGCCGAAGAAATTGAGCCGATGATCACTTATGGTACTAACCCGGGAATGGGAATTGGAATCACTCAAGATATACCGCTCCCAAATGGAAAAACCACTTCTGGCCTTGAGAAATCATTGAAATACATGGATTTGGAAGGCGGAAAACAATTGCTCGGTCACCATGTGGATTATGTTTTCATAGGAAGCTGCACCAACAGCCGAATTGAAGATTTGCGTTTGGTAGCCGAATTGGTAAAGGGTAAAAAGAAAGCTGATCATGTGCAAGCCATGATTGTACCTGGCTCCAGACAAGTAGAAAAACAAGCTAGAGCAGAAGGCTTAGATAAAATATTGGAGGAAGCTGGTTTTGAATTACGTCAACCAGGTTGTTCGGCATGCTTAGGTATGAATGAGGATAAAGTGCCAAAAGGAAAATATTGTGTGAGCACATCCAATAGGAATTTTGAAGGAAGACAAGGGCAAGGTGCCAGAACTTTATTGGCGAGTCCTTTGACTGCAGCAGCGTCTGCACTTTCCGGTAAAATTTCTGATGTGAGGGAATTAATGAAATTAGAAGCATAA
- a CDS encoding 2-isopropylmalate synthase, whose amino-acid sequence MARRIAIFDTTLRDGEQVPGCGLSKNEKLKIAKELEALGVDVIESGFPISSPGDFESVRLLSKEIKNSSICALSRAVKNDIETAARALEGAVRPRIHTGLGTSDQHVFTKLNFTREQVLEKAHECVTHARSFVDEVEFYAEDAGRTSNEFLAQVIEVAVAAGAKVVNIPDTTGFCLPEEYGAKIKYLIDNVKGIENAVISAHCHNDLGLATANSIAAIKNGAGQIECTINGIGERAGNTSLEEVVMVIKKHPELALETGINTQLLFPISQMVSQTMCMPVQANKAVVGSNAFSHSSGIHQDGVIKNRDNYEIIDPYEVGVNKSSIILTARSGRAALNFRLIELGVHLGKEELEETYQEFLEMADRINVVEDKDLKYLVKNHEVIVK is encoded by the coding sequence ATGGCACGTAGGATAGCAATTTTTGACACTACTTTAAGAGACGGAGAGCAAGTGCCGGGATGTGGCTTAAGTAAGAATGAAAAGCTTAAGATTGCCAAGGAGCTTGAAGCTTTAGGGGTAGACGTAATTGAATCTGGCTTTCCCATTTCTTCACCTGGCGATTTTGAGTCGGTTCGACTCTTATCAAAAGAAATCAAAAATTCATCAATATGTGCCTTATCCCGTGCAGTGAAAAATGATATTGAAACTGCTGCAAGAGCTTTGGAAGGAGCGGTAAGACCAAGAATCCATACTGGATTGGGAACTTCTGACCAGCATGTTTTTACAAAACTGAATTTCACCAGAGAGCAAGTTTTGGAAAAAGCGCATGAATGCGTTACACATGCCCGTTCTTTTGTAGATGAAGTAGAATTTTATGCTGAAGATGCAGGAAGAACTTCCAATGAATTTTTAGCTCAAGTGATAGAAGTTGCCGTTGCCGCTGGTGCAAAAGTGGTCAATATTCCAGATACCACTGGTTTTTGTTTGCCTGAAGAATATGGAGCGAAAATCAAATATCTAATCGATAATGTAAAAGGCATAGAAAATGCTGTCATTTCCGCTCATTGTCATAATGATTTGGGTTTGGCAACCGCCAATAGTATAGCTGCCATTAAAAATGGAGCAGGTCAGATTGAGTGTACTATCAATGGAATTGGAGAAAGAGCTGGAAATACTTCTTTGGAGGAAGTCGTTATGGTGATAAAGAAACACCCAGAGTTAGCGCTGGAAACTGGAATTAATACACAACTTCTTTTCCCGATAAGTCAAATGGTTTCGCAAACTATGTGCATGCCTGTTCAGGCTAATAAGGCAGTGGTCGGTTCCAATGCCTTTTCTCATTCATCTGGCATTCATCAAGACGGTGTGATTAAGAATAGAGATAATTACGAAATCATAGATCCTTACGAGGTTGGAGTCAATAAATCCAGCATCATTTTGACTGCTAGAAGTGGAAGAGCTGCCTTGAATTTCAGATTAATTGAATTGGGAGTCCATTTAGGAAAAGAAGAATTAGAAGAAACTTATCAAGAGTTTTTGGAAATGGCGGATCGTATTAATGTGGTGGAAGATAAAGATTTAAAGTATTTGGTGAAAAACCATGAAGTAATAGTAAAGTAA